From the genome of Sulfurihydrogenibium subterraneum DSM 15120, one region includes:
- a CDS encoding copper-translocating P-type ATPase, producing the protein MFFHFSFSNYIQFLLASIIQFYGGYEFYKSSLKSLKNRIADMNLLITIGTFSAYFYSVAVLFFKDLFPAEMRHLYFEGSSAIITFVLIGRYLELKTRQSATEFMKKLLSLKPDKAIKLVDGKEEVVDAISIKKDDIVIVRPGDKIPVDAVIIEGQTEVDQSVLTGESKLVYKKIGDTVLSGSINKSGLIKIKAIKDAKDSVLNQIIKLLLDAQSKKPQIGKLADRITTYFVPAVLIISIIVFDIWYFLGYPLNFSLTAAISVLVIACPCALGLATPITIVNVVGRGAKEGLLFKEPEVIEKSEKIDYVIFDKTGTLTEGRMKVEDYIVKDFLPVFVSLEKGINHPVAQSILQFPVEYVDIEDKQIVIGKGVVGVYKGSKVIMCNKKFLEEMNIQLEKEFEEFYLKNKEKGNTVIFGVLDGKVYGAFSISDSIRPESKEVVEKLKNKGIKVVMLTGDNQKVAEKVAKEVGIEEFYYDLTPLDKYNFIKDLKEKGFIVVFVGDGINDAPSMVESDIGIAVETASDLAKESGSIILLKSDLRGVIKAINLCQKGLKTIKQNLFWAYIYNIIGIPIAGGLLYPFFGILLNPMYAGLAMSFSSITVVLNALKLRYIYI; encoded by the coding sequence TTTCTGTTAGCTTCTATTATACAGTTTTATGGTGGTTATGAATTTTATAAATCCTCTTTAAAGTCTTTAAAAAATAGAATAGCTGATATGAACCTTCTTATTACTATTGGTACTTTTTCTGCGTACTTTTACTCTGTAGCTGTTTTGTTTTTTAAGGATTTGTTTCCAGCTGAAATGAGACATCTTTACTTTGAGGGATCTTCTGCTATTATTACATTTGTTTTAATCGGTAGATATTTGGAGCTGAAAACAAGGCAGTCTGCAACAGAGTTTATGAAAAAACTGTTATCTTTAAAACCAGATAAAGCAATAAAATTGGTAGATGGAAAAGAAGAGGTTGTAGATGCTATATCTATTAAAAAAGATGATATCGTAATAGTAAGACCTGGAGATAAGATACCTGTTGACGCAGTTATTATAGAAGGACAGACTGAGGTTGACCAATCTGTTTTAACAGGAGAGTCTAAACTTGTTTATAAAAAGATAGGAGATACAGTTTTAAGTGGAAGTATAAATAAATCTGGACTGATTAAGATAAAAGCTATAAAAGATGCAAAGGACAGTGTTTTAAATCAGATAATAAAACTGCTGTTAGATGCCCAGTCTAAAAAACCACAGATAGGTAAACTTGCAGATAGAATAACTACTTACTTTGTCCCTGCTGTTTTAATTATATCAATTATAGTTTTTGATATTTGGTACTTTTTAGGTTATCCACTTAACTTTTCTTTAACAGCTGCAATTTCTGTTTTAGTTATAGCCTGTCCATGTGCTTTAGGGCTTGCAACTCCTATAACCATTGTAAACGTTGTTGGAAGAGGTGCAAAAGAAGGGCTTCTTTTTAAAGAACCTGAAGTTATAGAAAAATCAGAAAAAATAGATTATGTAATCTTTGACAAAACAGGAACATTAACAGAAGGAAGAATGAAAGTAGAAGACTACATAGTCAAAGACTTTCTACCTGTGTTTGTATCTTTAGAAAAAGGTATAAACCATCCCGTTGCTCAAAGTATTTTACAGTTCCCAGTAGAGTATGTAGATATTGAAGATAAACAGATAGTAATTGGTAAAGGTGTTGTGGGAGTTTACAAAGGTAGTAAAGTTATTATGTGTAATAAAAAATTTTTAGAGGAGATGAACATTCAATTAGAAAAAGAATTTGAAGAATTTTACTTAAAAAATAAAGAAAAAGGAAATACAGTTATATTTGGCGTTTTAGATGGTAAAGTTTACGGAGCTTTTTCAATATCTGATAGTATAAGACCAGAAAGTAAAGAAGTTGTAGAAAAATTAAAAAACAAAGGCATAAAAGTTGTAATGCTGACTGGGGACAATCAAAAGGTTGCAGAAAAAGTAGCTAAAGAAGTAGGTATTGAAGAGTTTTATTATGATTTAACTCCACTTGACAAGTATAACTTTATAAAAGACTTAAAAGAGAAAGGCTTTATTGTTGTATTTGTAGGAGATGGAATCAACGACGCTCCATCTATGGTAGAAAGTGATATAGGAATTGCAGTTGAGACAGCTTCAGATTTAGCAAAAGAATCAGGAAGTATAATACTACTAAAAAGTGATTTAAGAGGCGTAATAAAAGCTATAAACTTATGTCAAAAAGGCTTAAAAACTATAAAACAAAATCTTTTCTGGGCATACATTTACAACATAATAGGCATTCCTATAGCTGGAGGATTGTTATATCCATTTTTTGGCATTCTTTTAAACCCAATGTATGCAGGACTTGCAATGAGTTTTAGCTCTATAACGGTAGTCCTAAACGCTTTAAAATTAAGATACATCTATATCTAA